One Chitinispirillum alkaliphilum DNA segment encodes these proteins:
- a CDS encoding ATP-dependent DNA helicase RecQ, whose translation MSSITYIDTEINPKTRKVLDIGAIKESGETYHSPSISGFTSFVKGSEFVCGHNILNHDLKYVGAAIAGAGVDLSNSIDTLYLSPLLFPKKPYHALVKDEKLQSEELNNPLNDAQKARSLFHDEVAAFRSAPAVLQQIFFLLLLNKKEFSAFFKYVSFKSNYYGTNELIRHAFKDRLCTNANFAGFIAESPVELAYSLSLIYSGGQHSITPPWVLKSYPDVQRIMLLLRNKPCLTGCSYCNGKLDVRDGLKRFFGFDSYRSYNSEPLQERAAKAAIDGKSLLAIFPTGGGKSITFQVPALMSGENVRGLTVVISPLQSLMKDQVDNLESKGITEAVTINGLLDPIERSKSFERVEDGSASLLYISPESLRSKTIERLILGRNVVRFVIDEAHCFSSWGQDFRVDYLYIGDFINRIQEKKNLDESIPVSCFTATAKQNVIEDIKAYFRDKLSIELELFSANSTRENLTFKVMEKGSEDEKYSTARALIEDKQCPTIVYVSRTRRAYELACRLTEDGFDARPFHGKMDVKEKIDNQNAFISGDVQVMVATSAFGMGVDKKDVGMVIHYDISDSLENYVQEAGRAGRDENISAECYVLFNEEDLGKHFILLNQTKLNIKEIQQVWKAIKELTRFRSSVSNSALEIARKAGWDENVREIETRVTTAVAALEESGYLKRGQNMPRIYASSIMTKNAQEAIDRINYSKRFDEKQKVQAIRIIKKLFSSKSRKISDEDDGESRVDYISDHLGIVKEDVICVINLLREERILADAKDLTAFIYKKENQNRSAKILQTSGSIEMKLLSLIDGEKKVYHIKKLNEELSTSGLSGVTPLKIKRILNFWAIKNHIRKHYHDGNHVTAVCLHPREKLKFRLEKRLDIASFTIGYLYEKARESSSERDEVLVEFSVHELKEQYLKGLNLFKFKDISNDDIEDALFYLTRTEAIKIEGGFLVTYNKLTIERLELNNKRQYKAEDYQKLNNFYENKIQQIHIVGEYAKKMISDYRDALQFVEDYFRLNYSSFLKKYFKGSRQNEIRKNITPSKFRQLFGELSPAQLKIINDRSPCVVVAAGPGSGKTRVLVHKLASLLLVEDVKYEQLLMLTFSRAAATEFKCRLYSLIGNAAGYVEIKTFHSYCFDLLGRIGTIDKSTNIVSHTVDIINSGEVEPNRINKTVLVIDEAQDMSSEEFALVEALLKQNDDMRVIAVGDDDQNIFEFRGSSSEHMVKLLGKENAVKYELIENYRSRSNLVQFTNCFVSTIPGRLKKMPILAHRSETGNLRVSHYKCNNLISPMLKDILSVDLKGTTCVLTYENMQALQVASQLRKHGMNAKLIQTNDGFDLYNLLEIRVFIHKLNLNDTTYKIPDEVWERAKREMEKTFSTSSRLEVCREIITDFERANPRDKFKTDFEIYLKESKLEDFYNERGETIVVSTIHKAKGKEFDNLFLMLEKFNLSTAESKRQLYVAMTRAKQNLYIYTNGSCLNNIKVPEMDFLYDESNYPETAELVMPLSYKDVWLDYFQNRQKQISALVAGDPLFVCQNGLMNSDGTPLLMYSKKTQGKLAELSSRGYTVTSAKVNFIVIWKKPEQDKEIRIVSPEITLEKIPNQQSPKQPNNLEENLSPV comes from the coding sequence ATGTCATCAATCACCTACATCGATACTGAAATAAACCCGAAAACCCGCAAGGTCCTGGATATCGGGGCCATAAAAGAGAGCGGTGAAACCTACCATTCACCTTCCATCTCCGGCTTTACATCTTTTGTCAAAGGCAGCGAGTTTGTCTGTGGGCATAACATCCTAAACCACGATCTCAAATACGTTGGGGCTGCAATAGCCGGCGCCGGTGTTGATCTGTCAAACAGCATCGATACCCTTTATCTATCACCATTGCTGTTTCCAAAGAAACCGTATCATGCGCTGGTTAAGGATGAGAAGCTTCAGAGCGAGGAGCTTAATAATCCGCTCAATGATGCCCAAAAGGCGAGGAGTTTGTTTCATGATGAAGTGGCTGCATTTAGGAGTGCGCCTGCAGTTTTACAGCAGATTTTCTTTCTGTTGCTCTTGAATAAAAAAGAGTTCAGTGCTTTTTTCAAGTATGTCTCTTTTAAAAGTAACTACTATGGTACAAATGAGCTGATCCGTCATGCCTTTAAGGATCGTCTTTGCACCAACGCCAACTTTGCCGGGTTCATAGCTGAAAGCCCGGTGGAGCTTGCTTACAGTTTATCACTTATCTACTCCGGCGGTCAGCATTCAATTACTCCTCCTTGGGTGCTTAAAAGTTATCCTGATGTTCAGCGAATTATGCTCCTTCTCAGAAACAAGCCCTGTTTGACAGGATGCAGTTATTGTAACGGCAAACTTGATGTCCGCGACGGCCTGAAGCGGTTTTTCGGGTTCGATTCCTACCGTTCCTATAACAGTGAGCCTCTTCAGGAACGGGCTGCAAAAGCTGCAATTGATGGTAAATCGCTGTTGGCCATCTTTCCTACCGGCGGTGGGAAGTCCATTACCTTTCAGGTTCCGGCTTTGATGTCCGGGGAGAATGTAAGAGGGCTTACGGTTGTCATATCACCGCTGCAGTCGCTTATGAAAGATCAGGTGGATAATCTTGAAAGCAAGGGTATTACCGAAGCTGTCACAATAAACGGGTTACTTGATCCCATTGAGCGGTCAAAATCTTTTGAGCGGGTGGAGGATGGTTCCGCATCCCTTCTTTACATTTCCCCTGAATCGCTGCGTTCGAAAACCATCGAGCGTCTTATACTGGGAAGAAATGTAGTGCGTTTTGTTATAGATGAAGCACACTGCTTTTCTTCGTGGGGTCAGGATTTCAGAGTTGACTATCTCTATATTGGTGATTTTATAAATAGAATTCAGGAGAAGAAAAACCTTGATGAAAGTATTCCGGTTTCCTGTTTTACCGCTACTGCAAAACAGAATGTGATTGAAGATATCAAGGCATATTTTAGAGACAAGCTGTCAATAGAGCTTGAACTTTTCAGCGCCAATTCAACCCGGGAAAATCTAACATTCAAGGTGATGGAGAAAGGGAGTGAGGATGAGAAGTACAGTACTGCACGGGCACTTATTGAAGATAAGCAGTGCCCCACGATCGTCTATGTCTCACGTACCCGCCGTGCGTATGAACTTGCTTGTCGATTAACCGAGGATGGATTTGATGCAAGGCCTTTTCACGGCAAAATGGATGTGAAAGAGAAAATAGACAATCAGAATGCGTTTATATCAGGTGATGTGCAGGTTATGGTTGCCACTTCTGCATTCGGTATGGGTGTGGATAAAAAAGATGTGGGAATGGTTATACATTATGATATATCCGATTCGCTTGAGAACTATGTGCAGGAGGCTGGGCGTGCGGGGCGGGATGAGAATATCAGTGCTGAGTGCTATGTGCTTTTCAATGAGGAAGACCTGGGGAAACACTTTATTCTTCTTAACCAGACAAAACTCAATATCAAGGAGATTCAGCAGGTATGGAAGGCGATAAAGGAACTTACCCGATTTCGTTCCAGTGTGTCAAACTCTGCCCTTGAGATCGCCCGTAAAGCCGGCTGGGATGAAAACGTTCGGGAAATAGAAACCCGTGTCACCACTGCAGTTGCAGCACTTGAGGAGTCGGGGTACTTAAAACGGGGCCAGAACATGCCACGTATTTATGCCAGCAGCATCATGACAAAAAATGCTCAGGAAGCTATTGACAGAATAAATTACTCCAAGAGGTTTGATGAAAAACAGAAAGTTCAGGCCATTAGAATCATAAAGAAGCTTTTTTCAAGTAAAAGCAGGAAAATAAGTGATGAAGATGACGGTGAGAGCAGGGTAGACTACATTTCAGATCACCTGGGGATAGTGAAAGAGGATGTTATCTGTGTCATAAACCTTCTTCGTGAAGAAAGAATACTGGCTGATGCCAAGGACCTCACCGCATTTATTTATAAAAAGGAGAATCAGAACCGTTCAGCCAAAATCCTGCAAACCTCCGGCAGTATTGAAATGAAACTGTTGTCGTTAATAGATGGTGAAAAGAAGGTGTATCACATTAAAAAGCTCAATGAAGAGCTGAGCACATCGGGTTTAAGTGGTGTTACCCCACTCAAAATAAAAAGAATCCTGAACTTCTGGGCGATAAAGAACCATATCCGCAAGCACTACCACGACGGTAATCACGTTACGGCTGTATGTCTTCACCCCAGGGAAAAGCTGAAATTTCGGCTGGAAAAACGGCTTGATATTGCAAGTTTTACAATTGGGTATCTCTACGAAAAAGCCCGGGAAAGCTCAAGTGAGAGAGATGAAGTACTGGTGGAGTTCTCTGTCCACGAGCTTAAAGAGCAATACCTTAAGGGGCTAAATCTTTTTAAATTCAAGGATATATCGAACGATGATATCGAGGATGCACTCTTTTATCTTACCCGCACTGAAGCGATCAAGATTGAGGGTGGTTTTCTTGTAACCTACAACAAGTTAACTATTGAGAGACTGGAGCTGAATAATAAACGGCAGTACAAGGCGGAAGACTACCAGAAGCTGAATAACTTTTACGAGAACAAAATTCAGCAGATTCATATCGTGGGCGAATATGCCAAAAAGATGATAAGCGATTACAGGGATGCACTTCAGTTTGTGGAGGATTACTTCAGACTTAATTACTCCAGTTTCCTGAAAAAATACTTCAAGGGAAGCCGTCAAAATGAAATTAGAAAGAACATCACCCCGTCAAAATTCAGGCAACTCTTCGGTGAGCTTTCGCCCGCTCAGCTGAAGATAATAAATGACAGAAGTCCCTGTGTTGTGGTGGCTGCAGGGCCGGGCAGCGGTAAAACACGGGTTTTGGTTCACAAACTTGCATCACTTCTTCTTGTGGAGGATGTAAAGTATGAGCAGCTTCTGATGCTTACATTTTCCCGAGCTGCAGCAACCGAATTCAAATGTCGTCTTTATAGTCTTATCGGTAATGCTGCAGGTTATGTGGAGATCAAAACGTTCCACTCCTATTGCTTTGACCTGCTTGGCAGGATTGGTACCATTGATAAATCAACTAATATTGTAAGCCACACCGTTGACATAATTAACAGCGGAGAAGTCGAACCAAACCGGATTAACAAAACCGTATTGGTTATAGATGAGGCACAGGATATGAGCAGCGAAGAATTCGCTCTGGTTGAGGCATTGCTCAAACAAAATGATGACATGAGGGTGATTGCAGTCGGGGATGATGATCAGAATATTTTCGAATTCAGGGGATCCAGTTCTGAACATATGGTAAAGCTTCTGGGAAAAGAAAATGCAGTCAAATATGAATTGATAGAAAACTACCGAAGCCGTAGTAATCTGGTACAGTTTACTAATTGTTTTGTTTCAACCATTCCTGGTCGCTTGAAAAAAATGCCAATTCTGGCACACCGGTCTGAGACTGGTAACCTTAGGGTTAGCCATTACAAGTGCAATAACCTGATCTCCCCCATGTTAAAAGACATCCTTTCTGTCGATCTCAAGGGGACCACTTGTGTTCTGACGTATGAGAACATGCAGGCCCTTCAGGTAGCCAGTCAGCTGCGCAAACATGGTATGAACGCAAAGCTCATCCAGACCAATGATGGTTTTGATCTGTATAACCTGCTGGAGATAAGGGTTTTTATACACAAGCTGAACCTGAACGATACAACGTATAAGATCCCAGATGAGGTCTGGGAGAGAGCAAAACGGGAAATGGAGAAAACTTTTTCCACAAGCTCCAGGCTTGAAGTGTGCAGGGAGATCATCACAGATTTTGAACGTGCCAACCCCCGTGATAAATTTAAGACCGATTTTGAGATCTATCTAAAAGAGTCAAAGCTTGAGGACTTCTACAACGAGAGGGGCGAGACCATAGTGGTCTCGACAATTCATAAGGCTAAAGGGAAGGAGTTCGACAACCTCTTTTTGATGCTTGAAAAATTCAATCTCTCTACGGCGGAATCCAAGCGCCAACTCTATGTTGCAATGACCAGGGCAAAGCAGAATCTTTATATCTACACCAATGGCTCCTGTCTGAACAATATAAAAGTTCCGGAAATGGATTTCCTTTATGATGAAAGTAATTATCCGGAGACTGCAGAACTGGTTATGCCGTTGTCGTATAAGGATGTATGGCTGGATTATTTTCAGAACCGGCAAAAGCAGATTTCAGCCCTTGTCGCCGGAGATCCCCTTTTCGTTTGCCAGAATGGACTTATGAATTCAGATGGGACCCCGCTTCTCATGTATTCCAAAAAAACTCAGGGGAAATTAGCCGAACTGAGTTCCAGAGGATACACTGTGACCTCTGCAAAAGTAAATTTTATTGTAATTTGGAAGAAACCGGAGCAAGACAAGGAAATCCGAATTGTCTCACCCGAGATAACTCTGGAAAAAATACCAAACCAGCAATCCCCAAAACAGCCAAACAATCTGGAAGAAAACCTCAGCCCAGTCTAA
- a CDS encoding putative multi-domain protein, whose protein sequence is MEDSDILAKGHAMKRIYGKTVIDLIREFLSERKLTENEILDRKEVLSWFSRNYPEIKKVTLTCQLIRATVNSPSRKHYSPKPGDDLLLSVGEGKFRIYQPTEEPEDICEEDELIEYDREFAYERDLQAFLAKNITVVENGLEIYTDEESGDVIGLEYPVGGRKIDILAKDKNGNLVVIELKVSKGYDRTVGQLLRYMSWIRENVAEEGQTVRGIIIANSISEDLKLAVKMVQNVELFEYELAVELKRVGV, encoded by the coding sequence ATGGAAGATTCTGATATACTCGCAAAGGGGCATGCAATGAAAAGAATTTATGGTAAAACGGTGATAGATCTGATTCGAGAATTTCTCTCTGAGCGCAAACTTACGGAAAACGAAATTCTGGACCGCAAAGAGGTGCTCAGTTGGTTTAGTCGCAACTATCCTGAAATCAAAAAAGTCACTCTTACCTGTCAGCTCATTCGTGCTACGGTTAACAGTCCTTCAAGAAAACACTACAGCCCCAAGCCGGGTGATGATCTGCTCTTGTCTGTGGGGGAGGGAAAGTTCCGTATATACCAGCCAACGGAAGAGCCTGAAGACATTTGTGAAGAGGATGAACTGATTGAATACGACAGGGAGTTTGCCTATGAACGGGATCTGCAGGCTTTTCTTGCCAAAAATATCACTGTTGTGGAAAATGGTCTTGAGATCTATACCGATGAGGAGAGCGGTGATGTGATAGGGCTTGAATATCCTGTTGGCGGGCGGAAAATCGATATCCTGGCCAAAGATAAAAACGGCAACTTGGTAGTGATCGAACTCAAGGTTTCAAAGGGCTACGACCGGACTGTGGGCCAGCTCCTCAGGTATATGTCCTGGATAAGGGAGAACGTGGCCGAAGAGGGGCAGACTGTAAGGGGAATCATTATCGCCAATTCCATATCTGAAGATCTGAAGCTTGCGGTAAAGATGGTGCAGAATGTGGAACTGTTTGAATATGAGCTTGCGGTGGAATTGAAGAGGGTGGGGGTTTAA